From the Burkholderia mayonis genome, one window contains:
- a CDS encoding alkaline phosphatase family protein gives MKRNSKQFEISAWLGAGALAFASVASAATAQDRDHDHRPVDAKHVLLISVDGLHEQDVARCVGANTCPNLALLAKSGVTYTNAHTPGLSDSFPGLAALVTGGSPKSAGLFYDVSYDRTLYAPSDTTCSGKQGWNVVFDETTGIDAQNGGALTHLDGGGAFNPQAIPHARVNGQCVSVYPHDYVKTNTLFEVVKEHIRGSHTAWADKHAWGYDWVNGPSGKGVDDLARTEINSIDPATNTNYTDLYTHTEKFDNYHVQAIVNQIDGKNSTGAAAAPVPTMFGTNFQTLSVAQKATVASGGGYLDASFTPGPEVTNAIAYVDGALGRIVAELKQRGLYDSTVVIVTAKHGQSPTDHTKLVKNGDTLTALLEANNFLDPNGNFGQNNTASGNLNDGTGLVGTGFVQTDDVGLVWLRDQSQLNAVVAKLKANLGCNAPGICADGPQAYILSGPSVAERFGSPALGRTPDIVVQPNPGVIYTSSKKKDEEHGGNAPDDNHLGLVVSYAGFHQGRTIDAPVVTTQVAPTILRSLGLEPRLLHAVALEGTRVLPGLGLDR, from the coding sequence ATGAAACGCAACAGCAAACAGTTCGAAATCAGCGCATGGCTCGGCGCCGGCGCGCTCGCATTCGCGAGCGTGGCGTCGGCCGCCACCGCGCAGGATCGGGATCACGATCACCGTCCCGTCGACGCGAAGCACGTGCTCCTGATCAGCGTCGACGGACTGCACGAGCAGGACGTCGCGCGCTGCGTCGGCGCGAACACGTGTCCGAACCTCGCGCTGCTCGCGAAATCGGGCGTCACGTACACGAACGCGCACACGCCGGGCCTGTCGGACTCGTTCCCGGGTCTCGCCGCGCTCGTGACGGGCGGCTCGCCGAAGAGCGCAGGTCTCTTCTACGACGTGTCGTACGACCGCACGCTGTATGCACCGTCGGATACGACGTGCTCGGGCAAGCAAGGCTGGAACGTCGTGTTCGACGAAACGACCGGCATCGACGCGCAGAACGGCGGCGCGCTCACGCATCTCGACGGCGGCGGCGCGTTCAACCCGCAGGCGATCCCGCACGCGCGCGTGAACGGTCAGTGCGTGAGCGTCTATCCGCACGACTACGTGAAGACGAACACGCTGTTCGAAGTCGTCAAGGAACACATCCGCGGCTCGCACACCGCGTGGGCGGACAAGCACGCGTGGGGCTACGACTGGGTGAACGGCCCGTCGGGCAAGGGCGTCGACGACCTCGCACGCACCGAGATCAACTCGATCGATCCGGCGACGAACACCAACTACACCGACCTCTACACGCACACCGAGAAGTTCGACAACTATCACGTGCAGGCGATCGTCAATCAGATCGACGGCAAGAACTCGACGGGCGCCGCGGCCGCGCCCGTGCCGACCATGTTCGGCACGAACTTCCAGACGCTTTCCGTCGCGCAGAAGGCGACCGTCGCATCGGGCGGCGGCTATCTCGACGCGAGCTTCACGCCGGGGCCGGAAGTCACGAACGCGATCGCGTACGTCGACGGCGCGCTCGGCCGCATCGTCGCCGAGCTCAAGCAGCGCGGCCTGTACGACTCGACCGTCGTGATCGTGACCGCGAAACACGGCCAGTCGCCGACCGATCACACGAAGCTCGTAAAGAACGGCGACACGCTGACGGCGCTCCTCGAAGCGAACAACTTCCTCGATCCGAACGGCAATTTCGGCCAGAACAACACGGCGTCGGGCAACCTGAACGACGGCACGGGCCTCGTCGGCACGGGCTTCGTGCAGACCGACGACGTCGGCCTCGTCTGGCTGCGCGACCAGAGTCAGTTGAACGCGGTCGTGGCGAAACTGAAGGCGAACCTCGGCTGCAACGCGCCCGGCATCTGCGCGGACGGCCCGCAAGCCTACATCCTGTCCGGCCCGAGCGTCGCCGAGCGCTTCGGCAGTCCCGCACTCGGCCGCACGCCGGACATCGTCGTGCAGCCGAATCCGGGCGTGATCTACACGTCGAGCAAGAAGAAGGACGAAGAGCACGGCGGCAACGCGCCGGACGACAACCACCTCGGCCTCGTCGTGTCGTACGCGGGCTTCCATCAAGGCCGCACGATCGACGCGCCGGTCGTGACGACGCAAGTCGCGCCGACGATCCTGCGCTCGCTCGGCCTCGAGCCGCGCCTGCTGCACGCCGTCGCGCTCGAAGGCACGCGCGTGCTGCCGGGCCTTGGTCTCGACCGCTGA
- a CDS encoding VOC family protein: MNPPVLRVARPTNDIDALIRFYTEALGFDIVARFENHEGFDGAIVGHAGYPWQIEFTRQHGVTVARAPTAEHLLVFYLPDRGAWTEAVERMRAYGAVPHRSENPYWDRQGVTFEDPDGYRIVLQNSQPS; this comes from the coding sequence ATGAATCCACCCGTCCTGCGTGTCGCCCGCCCGACCAACGACATCGATGCGCTCATCCGCTTCTACACGGAGGCGCTGGGCTTCGACATCGTCGCGCGCTTCGAGAATCACGAAGGTTTCGACGGCGCGATCGTCGGCCATGCCGGCTATCCGTGGCAAATCGAGTTCACGCGCCAGCACGGCGTGACGGTCGCGCGCGCGCCGACCGCCGAGCATCTGCTCGTGTTCTATCTGCCGGACCGCGGCGCGTGGACCGAGGCCGTCGAGCGCATGCGCGCATACGGTGCGGTGCCGCACCGTTCGGAGAATCCGTACTGGGATCGCCAAGGCGTGACTTTCGAAGACCCGGACGGCTATCGGATCGTCCTGCAGAACTCGCAGCCGAGCTGA
- a CDS encoding phytoene/squalene synthase family protein: protein MGNPSRAFLLGPLLKGVSRSFYLTLRVLPEGMRDPIGLAYLLARAADTIADTPLIPPAQRLELLLSLRAQVNGTPEPDALARIAGEVAGQQMLSDEKTLLESLGPALAVLSQLSASDRDAVRDVVTTLTEGMEFDLLTFPDESSGRIAALREWPELDRYTYLVAGCVGEFWTKMTCAHLPGLLTEHPDTMAERGIRFGKALQMTNVLRDCGKDLRIGRCYLPQAMLGGYGLRADDLLRPDASRRARPLLHALVRKTLEHFRAGIDYTFAIPRRAPRLRLACLWPIVIGLKTLALLVSNDAWLDPARASKVRRGDVYRIIAYSLPLAMSNGALRAWLDRLIADVEARLAA from the coding sequence ATGGGCAATCCCTCCCGGGCCTTTCTGCTAGGCCCTCTGCTGAAGGGCGTTTCTCGCTCCTTCTATCTGACGCTGCGCGTGCTTCCCGAAGGGATGCGCGACCCGATCGGCCTCGCGTATCTGCTCGCGCGCGCGGCCGACACGATCGCGGACACGCCGCTGATCCCGCCCGCGCAGCGGCTCGAACTGCTGCTGTCGTTGCGCGCGCAGGTCAACGGCACGCCCGAACCCGACGCGCTCGCGCGGATCGCGGGCGAAGTCGCGGGGCAGCAAATGCTCTCGGATGAGAAGACGCTGCTCGAATCGCTCGGCCCCGCGCTCGCGGTGCTGTCGCAACTAAGCGCGTCCGATCGCGACGCCGTGCGCGACGTCGTGACGACGCTCACCGAAGGGATGGAATTCGATCTGCTCACGTTCCCCGACGAATCGTCGGGCCGGATCGCCGCGCTGCGCGAATGGCCGGAGCTCGATCGCTACACGTATCTCGTCGCCGGCTGCGTCGGCGAGTTCTGGACGAAGATGACGTGTGCGCATCTGCCCGGCCTGCTGACCGAGCATCCGGACACGATGGCCGAGCGCGGGATTCGTTTCGGCAAGGCGCTGCAAATGACCAACGTGCTGCGCGATTGCGGGAAGGATCTGCGGATCGGCCGCTGCTATCTGCCGCAGGCGATGCTCGGCGGGTACGGCCTGCGCGCCGACGATCTGCTGCGGCCGGACGCGTCGCGGCGCGCGCGGCCGCTGCTGCATGCGCTCGTGCGCAAGACGCTCGAACATTTCCGCGCGGGCATCGACTACACGTTCGCGATTCCGCGCCGCGCGCCGCGCTTGCGGCTCGCGTGCCTGTGGCCGATCGTGATCGGCCTGAAGACGCTCGCGCTGCTCGTATCGAATGACGCATGGCTCGACCCGGCACGCGCGTCGAAGGTGCGGCGCGGCGACGTGTATCGGATCATCGCGTATTCGTTGCCGCTCGCGATGTCGAACGGCGCGCTGCGTGCATGGCTCGATCGCCTGATCGCGGACGTCGAAGCGCGGCTCGCGGCTTGA
- a CDS encoding YqaE/Pmp3 family membrane protein, translating to MRLLLALLLPWLQFFTIGRPFAGIICLILQITLIGWLPAAIWSVYALSQYNTDRKIEEALGRRS from the coding sequence ATGCGTCTTCTGCTCGCCTTGCTGCTGCCCTGGCTGCAGTTCTTCACGATCGGCCGCCCGTTCGCGGGCATCATCTGCCTGATCCTGCAAATCACGCTGATCGGCTGGCTGCCCGCCGCGATCTGGTCGGTGTACGCGCTCAGCCAATACAACACCGACAGGAAGATCGAAGAGGCGCTCGGCCGGCGTTCGTAA
- the cydB gene encoding cytochrome d ubiquinol oxidase subunit II, translating into MDVTVVWAAIIALGLFMYVVLDGFDLGIGIMFPFFPAEQERDLMMNTVAPVWDGNETWLVLGGAGLFAVFPIVYSTVLSALYLPLVFMLVCLIFRGVSFEIRAKSRRTKHLWDLAFIGGSTGATFFQGVALGAFLQGIPVDNGRFAGDAFGWLTPFSLLTGLGLVATYALLGCCWLVAKTEGDLQRRLHRVVWPLTVVLLGFIAIVSLWTPLQDPNIAQRWFASGLFWRLLPVPFLVAACAVLMRRAVRDRHDTVPFMLALALVFLGYVGLLVSLWPYAIPQSVTLWEAAAPRSSQTFTLIGAAVILPIILAYTTLGYWVFRGKVRHEDQHYYHH; encoded by the coding sequence ATGGATGTCACCGTAGTCTGGGCCGCGATCATCGCACTCGGCCTCTTCATGTACGTCGTGCTCGACGGCTTCGATCTGGGCATCGGCATCATGTTTCCGTTCTTCCCCGCCGAGCAGGAGCGGGATCTGATGATGAACACCGTCGCGCCCGTGTGGGACGGCAACGAGACGTGGCTCGTGCTCGGCGGCGCGGGACTCTTCGCAGTGTTCCCGATCGTCTATTCGACCGTGCTGTCGGCGCTCTACCTGCCGCTCGTCTTCATGCTCGTGTGCCTGATCTTCCGCGGCGTGTCATTCGAGATTCGCGCGAAATCCCGTCGCACGAAGCACCTGTGGGATCTCGCGTTCATCGGCGGCTCGACGGGCGCGACGTTTTTCCAGGGCGTTGCGCTCGGCGCGTTCCTGCAAGGCATCCCGGTCGACAACGGCCGCTTCGCCGGCGACGCGTTCGGCTGGCTCACGCCGTTCAGCCTGCTGACGGGCCTCGGCCTCGTCGCGACCTACGCGCTGCTCGGCTGCTGCTGGCTCGTCGCGAAGACGGAAGGCGATCTGCAGCGCCGCCTGCATCGCGTCGTGTGGCCGCTCACCGTCGTGCTGCTCGGCTTCATCGCGATCGTGAGCCTGTGGACGCCGCTGCAGGATCCGAACATCGCGCAGCGCTGGTTCGCGTCGGGACTCTTCTGGCGCCTGCTGCCGGTGCCGTTCCTCGTCGCCGCGTGCGCGGTGCTGATGCGCCGCGCAGTGCGCGACCGTCACGACACCGTGCCGTTCATGCTCGCGCTCGCACTCGTGTTCCTCGGCTACGTCGGGCTGCTCGTGAGCCTGTGGCCGTACGCGATTCCGCAAAGCGTGACGCTGTGGGAAGCCGCCGCGCCGCGTTCGAGCCAGACGTTCACGCTGATCGGCGCGGCCGTCATCCTCCCGATCATCCTCGCGTACACGACGCTGGGTTATTGGGTGTTCCGTGGAAAGGTGCGTCATGAAGACCAGCATTACTATCACCACTGA
- a CDS encoding cytochrome ubiquinol oxidase subunit I, producing the protein METAITALDLARVQFAFTVSFHIVFPALSIGLASFIAVLEYRWLKTGKAYYKNLCLFWSKIFAVAFGMGVVSGVVMAYQFGTNWSGFSSFAGSVTGPLLMYEVMTAFFLEAGFLGIMLFGWNRVSPRAHFGATLMVAVGTLISTFWILASNSWMQTPQGFEIVDGQVVPTDWFAIIFNPSFPYRLAHMAIAAFIVAALVVAATAAWHLLKGRRDKAVKKMFSMSLWLLLALAPLQAVIGDQHGLNTLEHQPAKLAAIEGLWETEQGGTALNLFGIPDMKAETTRYAVSIPHLGSLILTHSWDGEIRGLKSFPPEDRPNSTIVFWSFRVMVGLGFAMIGLAAIAWLLRRRGRLYEAKWFHRFALAMGPTGFISLLTGWVTTEVGRQPWVVYGVMRTAHAASPLSMQQVSVSLMTFVVVYFLVFGTGAYYMLKLMRKGPALPGDTPDDAHDARPDRTARRPLSAANQLIDAA; encoded by the coding sequence ATGGAAACCGCTATTACGGCCCTCGATCTGGCCCGCGTGCAGTTCGCATTCACCGTCTCCTTCCATATCGTCTTTCCCGCGCTGAGCATCGGGCTCGCGAGCTTCATCGCCGTGCTCGAATATCGCTGGCTCAAGACCGGCAAGGCGTACTACAAGAATCTCTGTCTCTTCTGGTCGAAGATCTTCGCCGTCGCGTTCGGCATGGGCGTCGTGTCCGGCGTCGTGATGGCCTATCAGTTCGGCACGAACTGGTCTGGCTTCTCGAGCTTCGCCGGCTCCGTCACCGGCCCGCTGCTGATGTACGAAGTGATGACCGCGTTCTTCCTCGAAGCGGGCTTCCTCGGCATCATGCTGTTCGGCTGGAATCGCGTGAGCCCGCGTGCGCACTTCGGCGCGACGCTGATGGTCGCGGTCGGCACGCTGATCTCGACGTTCTGGATTCTCGCGTCGAACAGCTGGATGCAGACGCCGCAGGGCTTCGAGATCGTCGACGGCCAGGTCGTGCCGACTGACTGGTTCGCGATCATCTTCAATCCGTCGTTCCCGTACCGGCTCGCGCACATGGCGATCGCTGCGTTCATCGTCGCCGCGCTCGTCGTCGCCGCGACCGCCGCATGGCACCTGCTGAAGGGCCGCCGCGACAAGGCCGTGAAGAAGATGTTCTCGATGTCGCTGTGGCTCTTGCTCGCGCTCGCGCCGCTGCAGGCCGTGATCGGCGACCAGCACGGCCTCAACACGCTCGAGCATCAGCCCGCGAAGCTCGCCGCGATCGAAGGCTTGTGGGAAACCGAGCAAGGCGGCACCGCGCTCAACCTGTTCGGCATCCCCGACATGAAGGCGGAAACCACGCGCTACGCGGTGTCGATTCCGCATCTCGGCAGCCTGATCCTCACGCATAGCTGGGACGGCGAAATTCGCGGCCTGAAATCGTTCCCGCCGGAAGACCGTCCGAACTCGACCATCGTGTTCTGGAGCTTCCGCGTGATGGTCGGGCTCGGCTTCGCGATGATCGGCCTCGCCGCCATCGCATGGCTGCTGCGTCGGCGCGGGCGCCTCTATGAAGCGAAGTGGTTCCACAGGTTCGCGCTGGCGATGGGTCCGACAGGCTTCATCTCGCTGCTCACCGGCTGGGTGACGACCGAAGTGGGCCGCCAGCCGTGGGTCGTCTACGGCGTGATGCGCACGGCGCACGCGGCGTCGCCGCTGTCGATGCAGCAGGTCAGCGTATCGCTGATGACGTTCGTGGTCGTCTACTTCCTCGTGTTCGGCACGGGCGCCTATTACATGCTGAAGCTGATGAGGAAGGGCCCCGCGCTGCCGGGCGACACGCCCGACGATGCGCACGATGCGCGCCCCGACCGCACCGCCCGCCGGCCGCTGTCGGCCGCGAACCAGTTGATCGACGCCGCGTGA
- a CDS encoding glycine zipper family protein → MTNPIDHYARRALLVASASLLSACAVVPTGPSVMALPGTGKTFDQFRADDANCRQFAFGQVGGVSANQASTASALGSAAVGTALGAAAGAAFDGGRGAAVGAGAGLLAGSVLGVGAAQGSAYDVQRRYDYAYLQCMYAAGDRVPVPGRVSRGYDGYGGYEGGGYAPNTPPPPPGSPPPPPPGAY, encoded by the coding sequence ATGACCAATCCGATCGATCACTATGCGAGGCGGGCGCTGCTCGTCGCATCGGCGAGCCTGTTGAGTGCGTGCGCGGTCGTGCCGACGGGGCCGAGCGTGATGGCGCTGCCGGGCACCGGCAAGACATTCGACCAGTTCCGCGCCGACGACGCGAATTGCCGGCAGTTCGCGTTCGGGCAGGTGGGCGGCGTGAGTGCGAACCAGGCATCGACGGCGAGCGCGCTCGGTAGTGCGGCCGTCGGCACCGCCCTCGGCGCGGCGGCGGGCGCGGCGTTCGACGGCGGCCGCGGCGCGGCGGTCGGCGCAGGGGCGGGGCTGCTCGCGGGCAGCGTGCTCGGCGTGGGCGCGGCTCAGGGTTCCGCCTACGACGTGCAGCGCCGGTACGACTACGCGTACCTGCAGTGCATGTATGCAGCGGGCGACCGCGTGCCGGTGCCGGGGCGTGTCAGTCGCGGCTATGACGGTTACGGCGGCTACGAAGGCGGCGGCTACGCGCCGAACACGCCGCCGCCGCCGCCCGGTTCGCCGCCGCCTCCGCCGCCCGGCGCGTATTGA
- the ltaE gene encoding low-specificity L-threonine aldolase: MIDLRSDTVTRPSAPMLAAMTAAEVGDDVWGDDPTVARLQAVVAERAGKEAALFFPSGTQSNLAALMSHCERGDEYIVGQAAHTYKYEGGGAAVLGSIQPQPIENAADGTLPLDKIAAAIKPIDDHFARSRLLALENTIGGKVLPEGYVDEAVALARGRGLATHLDGARVCNAAVASGRTIAELCAPFDSISICFSKGLGAPVGSVLVGSRALIDRAHRWRKVLGGGMRQAGVLAAACLYALEHNVERLADDHANAERLARGLAQIGPVKVLSQATNMVFAQIPEADCAPLEAWLEARGILTQMLYSTRFVTHCDVSRDDIDTFVDAVKAYFA, translated from the coding sequence ATGATCGATTTACGCAGCGATACCGTGACGCGCCCGAGCGCGCCGATGCTGGCCGCAATGACGGCCGCCGAAGTGGGCGACGACGTATGGGGCGACGATCCGACCGTCGCGCGCCTGCAAGCCGTCGTCGCCGAGCGCGCGGGCAAGGAGGCGGCGCTGTTCTTTCCGAGCGGAACGCAGAGCAATCTCGCCGCGCTGATGTCGCATTGCGAGCGCGGCGACGAGTACATCGTCGGCCAGGCCGCGCACACGTACAAGTACGAAGGCGGCGGCGCGGCGGTGCTCGGCAGCATCCAGCCGCAGCCGATCGAGAACGCCGCGGACGGCACGCTGCCGCTCGACAAGATCGCGGCCGCGATCAAGCCGATCGACGATCACTTCGCGCGCTCGCGCCTCCTCGCGCTCGAGAACACGATCGGCGGCAAGGTGCTGCCCGAAGGCTACGTCGACGAAGCGGTCGCCCTCGCGCGCGGCCGCGGGCTCGCGACGCATCTCGACGGCGCGCGCGTGTGCAACGCGGCGGTCGCGTCGGGCCGCACGATCGCCGAGCTGTGCGCGCCGTTCGATTCGATCTCGATCTGTTTTTCGAAGGGACTCGGCGCGCCGGTCGGCTCGGTGCTCGTCGGCAGCCGCGCGCTGATCGACCGCGCGCACCGCTGGCGCAAGGTGCTGGGTGGCGGGATGCGGCAGGCGGGCGTGCTCGCGGCGGCGTGCCTGTACGCGCTCGAGCACAACGTCGAGCGCCTGGCCGACGATCACGCGAACGCCGAGCGCCTCGCCCGAGGGCTCGCGCAGATCGGGCCGGTGAAGGTGCTGTCGCAGGCGACGAACATGGTGTTCGCGCAGATTCCCGAAGCCGATTGCGCGCCGCTCGAAGCGTGGCTCGAGGCGCGCGGGATTCTCACGCAGATGCTGTATTCGACGCGCTTTGTCACGCACTGCGACGTGTCGCGCGACGACATCGATACGTTCGTCGACGCGGTGAAGGCGTACTTCGCATAG
- a CDS encoding HTH-type transcriptional regulator ArgP, translating to MTIDPKQAAALLAVADTGSFEQAASRLHVTASAVTQRVRALETSLGAPLLLRTRPCRPTAAGQRVLQHLRRMALLQADLHADLADERGSAIAVAIALNSDSLGSWFLPALTSVLAGERMLFELLVEDQDHTFALLENGMVIGCVTTESKPMRGCVVAPLGAMRYRLLASKEFAARWFPRGLTRTSARQAPVVAHSRRDALQLSFLKGKLGLPEGAFPCHYVPGTHAHFAAVRHGLGYAMVPELLAGSGPLDQQGLVDLAPAHPQDVALYWHAWKVQSPSMQSLSARVVDAARDLLRSA from the coding sequence ATGACGATCGATCCGAAACAAGCGGCGGCGCTGCTCGCCGTCGCCGATACCGGCAGCTTCGAGCAGGCGGCGTCGCGGCTGCACGTGACCGCTTCGGCCGTCACGCAGCGCGTTCGCGCGCTCGAGACGAGCCTCGGCGCGCCGCTCTTGCTGCGCACCCGGCCGTGCCGGCCGACCGCCGCCGGCCAGCGCGTGCTGCAGCACCTGCGCCGCATGGCGCTCCTGCAAGCGGATCTGCACGCCGATCTCGCCGACGAACGCGGCTCGGCGATCGCGGTCGCGATCGCGCTCAATTCGGACAGCCTGGGCTCGTGGTTCCTGCCAGCGCTGACGTCGGTGCTCGCGGGCGAGCGCATGCTGTTCGAGCTGCTCGTCGAGGATCAGGATCACACGTTCGCGCTGCTCGAAAACGGGATGGTGATCGGCTGCGTGACGACCGAGAGCAAGCCGATGCGCGGCTGCGTCGTGGCGCCGCTCGGCGCGATGCGCTATCGCCTGCTCGCGTCGAAGGAATTCGCCGCGCGCTGGTTTCCGCGCGGCCTCACGCGCACGAGCGCCCGGCAAGCGCCCGTCGTCGCGCACAGCCGGCGCGACGCGCTTCAGCTGTCGTTCCTGAAGGGCAAGCTCGGCCTGCCGGAAGGCGCGTTTCCGTGCCACTACGTGCCGGGCACGCATGCGCACTTCGCCGCCGTGCGGCACGGGCTCGGCTACGCGATGGTGCCCGAGCTGCTCGCAGGCAGCGGGCCGCTCGACCAGCAGGGCCTGGTCGACCTCGCACCGGCGCATCCGCAGGATGTCGCACTCTACTGGCATGCGTGGAAAGTGCAGTCGCCGAGCATGCAGTCGCTGTCGGCGCGCGTCGTCGACGCCGCGCGTGATCTGCTGCGATCCGCTTGA
- a CDS encoding penicillin-binding protein 1A: protein MIDHTPNSTPETTPTPPQGPATRRRRYFRTLAGLLVGAAIAVGAVGTWTLQRIWTQLPSVEPLAVYRPALPLRIFSRDGELLAEYGVERREFVPLERMPLLVRHALLAAEDAQFYTHGAVDVGGLARATFANVVTGQPGQGGSTITMQVARNFFLTRDKVLSRKLAEILMSYKLERAYSKDKLLELYINEIYLGERAYGFAAAASVYFGKPLDALTPGEVAVLAGLPKAPSAFNPVVNPARATTRRNYVLGRMRALGYLDEAAYRQAAGAPIALATTPPPGIVAAPYVAERARRMMVERFHDDAYTLGLDVTTTIAMRDQRAAEAVLARGLTRGGRRDAKDALEGALVSVDAATGDILALAGGADFARNAFDHALQAYRQPGSSFKPFVYSAALEKGMFPGVLIDDTQRTLSRDETGANPWRPRNFGNNYEGFIPVRRGLMRSKNLVAVSLMQAAQPDFVQQHAVRFGFEPQRNPASLPLALGAGAATPLQVASAYAVFANQGVRMEPRLVESVRQRHGGVLFDAQPTAGVRVVSERNAFVMDSMLRDVVRHGTARRALALNRSDAAGKTGTSNGSKDVWFGGYSSGVVSVVWMGYDAPRSLGRATGASLALPVWVDYMKGAIDGRQAIERTPPADVALVDGDYVYAEYAGGKCTPALPPFVRSPFACDAARRASADGDAPAGVAAGAPAPPAVDAAERARVLELFRTED, encoded by the coding sequence ATGATCGATCACACGCCGAATTCGACGCCGGAGACCACGCCGACGCCACCGCAAGGGCCCGCGACGCGGCGCCGCCGCTATTTCCGCACGCTGGCGGGCCTGCTGGTCGGCGCGGCGATCGCGGTCGGCGCGGTCGGCACGTGGACGCTGCAGCGCATCTGGACGCAGTTGCCGTCCGTCGAACCGCTCGCCGTCTATCGGCCGGCGCTGCCGCTGCGGATCTTCTCGCGCGACGGCGAGCTGCTCGCCGAATACGGCGTCGAGCGCCGCGAGTTCGTGCCGCTCGAACGCATGCCGCTGCTCGTTCGGCACGCGCTGCTCGCCGCCGAGGATGCGCAGTTCTATACGCATGGCGCGGTCGACGTCGGCGGTCTCGCGCGCGCGACGTTCGCGAACGTCGTCACCGGCCAGCCGGGGCAGGGCGGCAGCACGATCACGATGCAGGTCGCACGCAACTTCTTCCTCACGCGCGACAAGGTGCTGAGCCGCAAGCTCGCCGAGATCCTGATGTCGTACAAGCTCGAACGCGCATACAGCAAGGACAAGCTGCTCGAGCTGTACATAAACGAGATCTATCTCGGCGAGCGCGCGTATGGGTTCGCGGCTGCCGCGTCCGTCTACTTCGGCAAGCCGCTCGATGCGCTGACGCCGGGCGAGGTGGCGGTGCTCGCCGGCTTGCCGAAGGCGCCGTCGGCGTTCAATCCGGTCGTCAATCCGGCGCGCGCGACCACGCGCCGCAATTACGTGCTCGGCCGCATGCGCGCGCTCGGTTATCTCGATGAAGCCGCGTACCGGCAGGCCGCGGGCGCGCCGATCGCGCTCGCGACCACGCCGCCGCCCGGCATCGTCGCCGCGCCGTATGTCGCCGAGCGCGCGCGCCGGATGATGGTCGAGCGTTTCCACGACGACGCCTACACGCTCGGCCTCGACGTGACGACGACGATCGCGATGCGCGATCAGCGCGCGGCCGAGGCAGTGCTCGCGCGCGGCCTCACACGCGGCGGCCGGCGTGACGCGAAGGACGCGCTCGAAGGCGCGCTCGTGTCGGTCGACGCGGCGACGGGCGACATCCTTGCGCTCGCGGGCGGCGCGGATTTCGCGCGCAATGCGTTCGACCATGCGCTGCAGGCATATCGGCAGCCCGGCTCGAGCTTCAAGCCGTTCGTCTATTCGGCCGCGCTGGAAAAGGGCATGTTCCCCGGGGTGCTCATCGACGATACGCAGCGCACGCTGTCGCGCGACGAAACCGGCGCGAATCCGTGGCGGCCGCGCAACTTCGGCAACAACTACGAAGGCTTCATTCCGGTGCGGCGCGGGTTGATGCGCTCGAAAAACCTCGTCGCGGTCAGCCTGATGCAGGCGGCGCAGCCGGACTTCGTCCAGCAGCACGCGGTTCGCTTCGGCTTCGAGCCGCAGCGCAATCCCGCGTCGCTGCCGCTCGCGCTCGGCGCGGGCGCGGCGACGCCGCTTCAGGTCGCGAGCGCGTATGCGGTGTTCGCGAACCAGGGCGTGCGGATGGAGCCGCGACTCGTCGAATCGGTCCGACAGCGGCACGGCGGCGTGCTGTTCGACGCGCAGCCGACGGCGGGCGTGCGCGTCGTGTCCGAGCGCAACGCGTTCGTGATGGACAGCATGCTGCGCGACGTCGTGCGCCACGGCACCGCGCGCCGCGCGCTCGCGCTGAATCGTTCCGATGCCGCAGGCAAGACCGGCACGTCGAACGGCTCGAAGGACGTCTGGTTCGGCGGCTACTCGTCGGGCGTCGTATCGGTCGTCTGGATGGGCTACGATGCGCCGCGCAGCCTCGGGCGCGCGACGGGCGCGTCGCTTGCGCTACCCGTGTGGGTCGACTACATGAAGGGGGCGATCGACGGCCGCCAGGCGATCGAGCGCACGCCCCCCGCAGACGTCGCGCTCGTCGACGGCGATTACGTCTACGCCGAATACGCGGGCGGCAAGTGCACGCCGGCGCTGCCGCCGTTCGTGCGCAGCCCGTTCGCATGCGACGCGGCGCGACGCGCGTCGGCGGACGGCGACGCACCGGCCGGCGTGGCGGCGGGCGCGCCGGCGCCGCCCGCCGTCGACGCGGCCGAGCGCGCGCGCGTGCTCGAACTGTTCCGTACGGAAGATTGA